From one Verrucomicrobiota bacterium genomic stretch:
- a CDS encoding bifunctional UDP-3-O-[3-hydroxymyristoyl] N-acetylglucosamine deacetylase/3-hydroxyacyl-ACP dehydratase has protein sequence MADKPPKQRTLAQPASLKGNSLHTGETVTLTLKPAPCGHGIQFQRIDLEDQPLIAAHVSKVQTVERATTLAEGSVKVQTVEHVLSALTGMGIDNALVEMDANEPPIGDGSAAPYLQCIQQAGIVEQDEPLSVWEIREPIHLESRNGSLFTIVPDKKFRISCTQADDQGNFTQFFSTEITPAIYEKEIAPARTFVHYEDVKPLLDKGLIKGGSLESAIVIKGDSIMASEPLRFDDEFVRHKILDIVGDLMLCGKRIMGHIIAVRPGHGPNTEMAKKVAKEYAVMRAMVPPVQIPTGESVLDINEILKILPHRYPFLLVDRIVKFEGEWKCTGIKNVTMNEPFFPGHFPGHPVMPGVLQVEAMAQVGSILMLRQEGNQGKIGYFMSADKVKFRKPVLPGDTLFIEAEVTKARGSVGQTYCRCLVNDKVVSEGELKFGLVEQ, from the coding sequence ATGGCCGACAAGCCCCCGAAACAACGGACCCTCGCCCAGCCCGCCAGCCTCAAGGGCAACTCCCTCCACACCGGGGAGACCGTCACCCTCACCTTGAAGCCCGCCCCCTGCGGCCACGGCATCCAATTCCAGCGGATCGACCTCGAAGACCAGCCCCTCATCGCGGCCCACGTCAGCAAGGTCCAAACCGTCGAGCGGGCCACCACCTTGGCAGAAGGCAGCGTCAAAGTCCAAACAGTCGAACACGTCCTCAGCGCCCTCACCGGCATGGGGATCGACAACGCCCTCGTGGAAATGGACGCCAACGAGCCCCCCATCGGGGACGGCTCGGCAGCGCCCTACCTCCAATGCATCCAGCAGGCAGGCATCGTCGAGCAGGACGAGCCACTCAGCGTCTGGGAAATCCGCGAGCCCATCCACCTTGAATCCCGCAATGGCTCCCTCTTCACCATCGTCCCGGACAAAAAATTCCGCATCTCCTGCACCCAAGCCGACGACCAAGGGAACTTCACCCAATTTTTCAGCACCGAAATCACCCCAGCCATCTACGAAAAGGAAATCGCCCCCGCCCGCACCTTTGTGCACTACGAAGACGTCAAACCGCTCCTCGACAAAGGCCTCATCAAAGGCGGGAGCCTTGAAAGCGCCATTGTCATCAAGGGCGACTCCATCATGGCGAGCGAGCCCCTCCGCTTCGACGACGAATTCGTCCGCCACAAAATCCTCGACATCGTGGGCGACCTTATGCTCTGCGGCAAACGCATCATGGGCCACATCATCGCCGTCCGCCCCGGCCACGGCCCCAACACCGAAATGGCCAAAAAAGTCGCCAAAGAATACGCCGTCATGCGCGCCATGGTCCCCCCGGTCCAAATCCCGACCGGCGAAAGCGTCCTCGACATCAACGAAATCCTCAAAATCCTCCCCCACCGCTACCCCTTTCTGCTAGTGGACCGGATCGTGAAATTCGAAGGCGAATGGAAATGCACCGGCATCAAAAACGTCACCATGAACGAACCCTTCTTTCCCGGTCACTTCCCTGGCCACCCCGTCATGCCAGGCGTGCTCCAAGTGGAAGCCATGGCCCAAGTTGGCAGCATCCTCATGTTAAGACAGGAAGGCAACCAGGGAAAAATCGGCTACTTCATGAGCGCGGACAAAGTGAAATTCCGCAAACCCGTCCTCCCGGGGGACACCCTCTTCATCGAAGCCGAAGTCACCAAAGCCCGAGGCAGCGTAGGCCAAACCTACTGCCGCTGCCTCGTAAACGACAAAGTCGTCAGCGAAGGCGAACTCAAATTCGGACTGGTTGAACAATAG